CAAAGGGGGAAGCAGTATTGATTGGCTAAAATACTTACCTTCAGGAAAAAATTTTGCCATAGATGCTAATGTTTCCCATCGTCAGCTAAAGAATAGCTTATTTGCAGCGCAGGTTCTTAAAGATGCTATTTGTGATCAAATACGGGCAAAGACCGGCAATCGCCCAAGTGTAAATGTTAAAAATCCTGATGTGCAATTAAATTTATTTATTCATGATAATCAAGCGACTATTAGCGTAGATACTTCTGGAACTCCCTTGCATAAACGGGGTTATCGGCAAGAGTCGGCAGAAGCCCCTTTGCAGGAATCTTTAGCTGCAGCCTTGCTACGCCTAGCTGATTATCAACCTCATGAAATTTTACTAGATCCTTGTTGCGGGGGAGGAACGTTATTAATAGAAGCTGCATTAATCGCTTCGCGCACGGCGCCTGGCTATTTGCGTCAAAAGTGGGGATTTATGCTCTTACCTCATTTTTCTTTTGAAGAATGGTTGAAAGTAAAAACGGAAATAGATGCTTTACGGCAAGCGATCCCCAAAAATCATTTATTTGGGATAGATATCAATAAAAATGTAGCGCGTATCTGCCAGGGTAACTTGCGGGCTGCAGGGTTTTTAAAGGATGTCTTAGTCAAGCAAGCTGACTTCAGAGAGTTTAGTCCTTCAATCTTGCCTACCATGATTTTAACAAACCCTCCTCATGGAAAAAGATTAGACAGTGTAGATACGCTTATTCCACTATACAGAGCGCTAGGAGACTTTATGAAGCATAAAGTTTCTAAACCTGCGCGAGGATTTGTTTTTACGGCTAATACACCTTTGGTTAAAGAAATTGGATTATCAGCGAGTCGTCGCCATGTTATTACTAATAGTAGCGTCGATAGTCGCTTGCTTGAATTTGATCTTTATTAATAAAAGCTTGCCTAAACAAAAGACAAAGTTTTTCTATACTCTATTACCCGCATGCTTTTTTTAGTTTAAATTACTGATTGCTAAGTGCTTGTAAAAGTTAAGTCTTAAATTTAGATTTTATAAATTGCTCATACCGAAAGGTTTATAAAAAAATGCGGGCATATGGGCTATTAATATTTTCTTAGATATTTAAATAGTTTATATGCATGCATTCCCGCAAAGTCAGCTATTACGGAGAACTTTTTTAAATTTCTATTTTTCCAGCTTAACTTCTAGAGCTTGCCCAAGATCAGGAAAGGCAATATGAAAGACTTCATCATAATGTTGGACGAAATGGATGTCTATTCCCTTTTTAATGTACTCAGGAAGTTCCTCGTAGTCTCTTAAATTATCTTTAGGAAAGATAAGAGTTTTTAGACCCGAGCGTCTAGCTGCCACTAGCTTTTCTTTTACTCCCCCTATAGGCAAAATGCGGCCGGTTAAAGTTAGCTCTCCTGTCATTCCTAAATTGTTAAGCACAGGGGTATTGGTTAACAAAGATAATAAGGCTGTAACCATGGTGATGCCCGCCGATGGGCCATCTTTAGGAGTAGCACCTTCAGGGATATGAATATGAACTTGCGCTTTTTCAAAAAAACTATAGCTGGGGGCATATTTGTTTAAGGCGCTATGTAAATAGCTCCAGGCAATCTCAGAAGATTCTTTCATGACCTGGCCCGCTTGGCCCGTTAGCTTCATCTCCGTTTTTTCCGCGGCTACTTTAATTGCTTCAATGTAGAGGGTGGCTCCACCCATTGAAGTCCATGCTAAGCCTGTGCTAACCCCGATAGGATTATGTTCATAAAAACGATCTGAGGTAAATATAGGCTTACCAAGATATTCATGTAAACTCGTGGGAGTAACACGATAAGAAGGAGTTGAAACTTGGGTAGGCTTTTGCTTGTTATTTTTACGAGGTTTTTCTACAGCTATGGATGCCTCTCGAACAATGCGTAGAGCAACCTTACGCATGATCTTTTTAATATTATTTTCAAGGCTTCTTACTCCGGCTTCACGCGCATAACCATTGATAATGGCTCTTAAGCCTTCAGTCGTAAAGGTGATATCTTTAGCTTTTAACCCCATTAATTTACGGTTGCGAGGAAGTAAATACTTTTTGGCAATCTCTATTTTTTCCTGCATGATATAGCCGGAAAGGCGCAAAATATCCATGCGGTCTTTAAGAGGTTCGGGGATTGTGTCTAAAACATTTGCAGTCACAATGAAGAGTATATTAGATAAATCACAGTGAACATCTAGGTAGTGATCCAAAAATTCACGGTTTTGTTCGGGATCCAGAACTTCTAACAATGCCGATGCTGGATCTCCATGATAACTACTTCCCATCTTATCCACTTCATCGAGCATGATCACGGGATTCATGGTCTGGCAAAACTTGAGTGCTTGAATTAATTTTCCTGGCATCGCTCCAATATAGGTGCGGCGATGTCCTTTAATTTCTGCTTCATCTCTCATGCCCCCTACAGAGAAGCGATAAAATTTTCTATTTAAAGCACGAGCTATACTTTTACCGATGCTGGTTTTGCCGACTCCGGGAGGGCCTACTAAGCACAATATACTGCCTTTTACTCCTCCAACAAGCTTGCCTACTCCTATAAATTCCAGGATGCGCTGCTTAATATCTTCTAGGCCATAATGATCGTGTGCAAGGATCTTTTCAGCTTTCATAATATCCTGGCACTCTTCACTTTGAATGCCCCAAGGTAAATTGGTCAACCAATCTAAATATCCTCGGCATACAGCGTATTCAGCAGATTGCGTCTCTAGTACAGAGAGCTTTTCCATTTCATCTTTTATAACTTTTAATACATCCGCGGGTATTTTACGTTCTCTGATACGCCCTTCAAATTTTTCTTTGTCAAGAGCTTTGTCATCTTTTTCAATCCCCAATTCTTTTTTTATGGTTTTTAGCTGCTCTCGCAGAAAAAAATCTTTCTGGCTTTTAGAGATGGTGGATTCAATCTTTTGATTGATATTATTTTGTAACACACTTAAGTCTAATTCTTTTTTAAGCAATAAAAGAGCTCGATCAATGCGTTTTTGGATGTCAAACGTTTCTAATACTTCTTGCAGCTCTTCTCGGGAAGCGGTCGTTAAAGCTACAGCAAAATCTGCAAGTTTCCCTGGCTCGGTAAAATCAGAATGACCAAGAAAAATTTGTAATTCTTCTTTAAAAAGAGGGTTTAATTTGAGTAATTCTTTAATGGTAGAAATAATGCTAATAGCATAGGCTTTAAGCTCAGCGGTAAGCGTAGGGCTATCTTCAAAATAAGAAACTTTGGCTTTTAAAACTTTAGAGTTAGAAAGAGGACGTAAAACACGCAGTCGCCTTTCCATGTTAAGTATAACTTGTGCGCCTCCTTGCTCTAAAGGAATAATTCGCAACAGACGAGCGATAACCCCCACTTGATAAAGATCTTCAAAGCTAGCTTTATAGATATCAACATCTTCTTGCCTGGTTAAAATCAAACCGATAGACTTATGATCAGTTTTAGCCACTATTTTTAAAGTTTCAAAGAAAGGTCCAGGTTCAATAACTATAGGAGCTGCCATCCCAGGAAAGAAAGGTCTTTTCAAAAGAGGAAATATACATAGCTCATTCGGAAAGGAGTTTCTCTTCTCTGTTTTTTGTTGATTTTCAAGGGTCTTGATCACAGCATTTTCCAGCTGCTGAGTAAAAGAACTATCTTCAATATCTTCTAGATTCAAACTTGGCCTCTTACCATTTAAATTATATGAGTGATAATATTATGGAGGATAAAGAATAAACATTCAATTAAGAAAGCGCTTTTTCCTTAAGGCAGCAGAGATCCTGCCAAAGGTGTTCTTATTAAAGTTTTATTAGATAAACTTTATTCTAAGCTAGTCTATTAAGAATAACAAGAAAGTTAATTTTCTAAAAAAATATTTAATCATTAATAGGGGTCAGTTAGGCTGTTTTTGAATACCATCGAAAAAACTTTTTTTCTATCCACTATTATTCTTGGTTTATCACTCAAACGACTTGTTTTATAAATTATTTTTCACTAAGATTTACTATGAGGAATTTTTAAAAGAATGAGTGTAAATACATGACCATCCCTTTTAGTGAAACTCTTTCCTTTTATCGTCATGCATTAATGAAACAGGAAAAAGCTTATTTGCATCCTTTAGCCGCCCGTACATCGGAACATAGTCGGCAGGCTGGTAATGAGGAAGATTATCGTTTACCCTATAAACGCGATGTAGATAAAATCATTCACTCTAGAGCGTATGCTCGCTATAATGATAAAACTCAGGTCGTATACTTAGTCGATAATGATCACATTACCCATCGTGGCTTACATGTACAATTTGTTAGTAGCTTTGCTAGGGGAATAGCAGAAATTTTACGCCTGAATCTTGATCTAGTAGAGGCTATCTCTTTAGGTCATGATGTGGGACATCCTCCTTTTGGTCACGAAGGTGAGGAGTATTTATCCGAACTCTCAAAGATGTTTGAAAATGGAGCGTTCGCCCATCCTTTGCAATCATGTCGGCTTTTTACTGACATAGAGCCTCTTAATCTTGGACTTGCTGTCTATGATGGTTTCCTTTGTCACGATGGCGCCATGCACAGCTCTATCATCCATCCTTGTTTTAATAAAACATGGGAAGATCACTTGAATGATAAAAAGCAGAAAGCAAGGGAACCGGAGTCTAACATAATTCCAGGAACCTTAGAGGGATGCTTAGTGAAGCTATGTGATACCATGAGTTACATAGGCAAAGATATTGAAGATGCTATTCGTTTAGGAATCATATCTAAAGAGCAGGTGCCCAAAACATTTCTAGGTACTACAAATCAAGAAATTCTGGCTACTCTTGCTAAAGAAATTATTAGGATAAGTTATGAGCAAGCTTACATAGGTATTTCTATGGAAGCTTTTGAAGCCCTAAAGTTTTTACGCGATTTTAATTTTACCCATATCTATGTTCATCCTCAACTTAAAGTGGAATCTAGCAAGATCAAGCGAGCGTATCGTCTTTTATTTGAATTATTACTAGAAGATCTTAATCATTTACACGAAGAAAGTTATCTGTGGAAAAATTATACCTTTAATAAAAATGAAGATTACAAAAATTCTACTTCTTTAGTGCAAATGGTGGTTGATTATATTTCTGGAATGACCGACAGCTTTTTTATACGTACCTTAGAAAAACTCACCCTTCCCCATAGGATTGACTTAAGAGAATGTTTTCATTAGTAATTGATACCAGTAGTGAGCGCGGTTGCGCAGCCTTCTTTGATGGGATAGAAGTAATTTTTCAAGGCAATTTTCCCTTTGGATTTAATACCTCTCAATCCCTTTTGCCCGAAATTGAACGGGGCTTGCAACATTTAGGAAGAAAAGCGGCAGACTTAAGCTATGTAGCAGTAGGAATTGGTCCGGGTTCTTATACGGGTATAAGGGTAGGGGTGGTGGTTGCTAAAGCAGTCGCTTTTTCCCTAAGAAAGCCATTGGTTACTTTTTGTAGTTTGGAAGGATTTCTCCCCTCTCAAGAGGGTTCGTATGCTGTACTTTTTGATGCAAAGATAGGGGGAGTGTACGTACTAAAAGGCCAAGCTAGCCGAGGAGCTTATAAGCAGGAGGGAAAAGTACAACTTCTTCCCTTAAGCGAAGTAGGTGCATATCTACAAAACGTAAACTATTTACTTACCCCTAATAGTCGCATACTGAAACAAAAGATAGAAAATATCTATCCTAACCAGCAGTGGATATGGGAAGAAAAAGGCCCTGATGCGCTTTATTTAAGCCGTTTATCGGAAGATAAATGGAGAAGGGGAGAGATCATGCAAAGAGAGCCTCTCGAGATTTTATATTTGCGTAAAACCCAAGCGGAAATAGAGAAAGAATTGCAAAAGAGTATTCAGTATTGATAAATTACCCATCGATTGTGTATGATGCTTCTATCATTAGAAAACTGGCAAAATTGTTGCCGTGATTACTAAACTTATAAAATTAGGAATTTAGCGAAATGTCATTAGTAAAAGTCCGTATTGGCGAACCCATCGATAAAGCCCTTCGCGCCTTGAAAAAAAGATTAGATAAAGAAGGTGTAATGAAATCTGTTAAAGCCCATCGCTTTTATGCTAAACCATCGGTTAAAAAGCGTGCAAAATCCAAGGCTGCTTTAAAATACAAAAGACAGCGCTAGAACCAGATAGGCTTGTTTAAGTAACAAGCTGATGATTTAATATAAGTTCCCAAAGGGTGTTCACATTTATTATTACAATAAATACCTCTACCCTTTAGGCTAAATTTTTTGAATTCCACCGAGTGCTATGTTTTTTCAGTTAAAAGACATACACTCTCAAGACATCTATGTGAGCATTATGGCTGACTATTACGAAACATTGGAAATTCCACGAACTGCCACAGCAGACGAAATTAAAAAGGCTTATCGAAAAAAAGCCATCAAATACCATCCTGACAAAAATCCCGGCAATGCTGAAGCTGAAAAACGCTTTAAAGAAATTTCAGAAGCCTATGAAGTATTGAGCAATGATAAAAAACGCCAAACTTACGATCGGTATGGTAAAGAAGGCTTAGGAGCAACGGCAGGAGCTGCTGGAGGAGGATTTTCAGGATTCTCTTCAGTCGATGAAGCTTTACGTACTTTTATGGGTGCTTTTGGTGGAATGGGTGGGGAGTCTATATTTGAAAGTTATTTTGGTGGAAATGACTTTGTGGGAGGCTCAGCTCAAATGCGCCGCCAAGGAGCTAGCAAACGTGCCAATATTACTATATCCTTTCTAGAAGCAGCTAAGGGTGTTGATAAGGAATTGGCCATCAATAACTATGTGACTTGTAAGACTTGCCATGGTAAAGGCACCCCCTCGTCTAAGGGCAAGAAAAAGTGCCCGCGTTGCCATGGCGCCGGACAAGTATATGAGCAGAAAGGCTTTTTTAGCATGTCTATGGCTTGTCCTCAATGTCATGGAGAAGGGGAAATTATTACTGAGCCCTGTAAAGATTGTCGAGGAGAGGGTTTAATTAAAGAAAAGCAGCATGTTAAAATTCATATACCAGCAGGTGTGGATAGTGGCATGCGCCTTAAGATGAGCGGTTATGGAGATGCGGGGCATGGTGGTGGGCCAGCAGGAGATCTTTATGTCTTTATTAACGTCGAGCCGCATGAAATTTTTGAACGTGAAGGGAATGATGTTTTGCTAGATCTGCCGATTAGCTTTACAGAAGCTGCTTTAGGGTGCAAAAAAGACGTTCCCGGTCTCTATGGCCATACTTGCCGTATTACCATCCCAGAAGGCACTCAAAATGGGAAGGTATTCCGACTAAGGAATGAAGGCTTTCCTGGTGTGCATGGACAAGGAAAAGGGGATTTGCTAGTTAAAATATTTGTGGAAACACCTACACAGCTTTCCGAAAAGCAAATAAAATTGCTAAAAGAGTTTTCTACCTTGCAAGGTCCTGCCAATTTACCTAAAAGCAACTCCTTTTTGGATAAAATAAAAAGCATTTTTAAATAAGTCATGGGGGCAAATTTGCTTCTATCGCTATATTTAGAGGAAATCTATAGAGAAATAATGCATTTGGCTAACTTAGCTTTAATTTTTTAAAAATCAACTCTTATGGGTGCTAACTAGTAGTTATAATGAGACGTTCGCTAAGATAAGCTTTCTACTAATCCACAAGGGTTTCTCATCTTATTTTTAGCGGGATGAAGATAATCAACTATCCTAATTTAATAATTTCTTTTTTTACATCCTCTTTTTATCAAGTAGACCGAAGCATGATAACTACAATTTTATTCCATTCATTTCATCGTTATAGATATCATTAAGGGCTTGATCTTTTCTAATCTCTTGACTCAACAATTTACAATCCATACCGGATAAGTCAGGTTAAAAATTGTATTGACATCTTTTTTTTCTTCTTGGTATAGCTATAGTTTTTTAATCATCTACCGGGACATTTATGCAAGCTATCTCTTCTCCTTCTTTACACACCTCCCACTTTTCTAAAAAAATTTTCCTAAATTCCCCTTTCTTATTGCAAGACATGAATAAAAAAATTTCATTTTCTTTGATTGGTGGTAATTTGATTAGAAGTAATTTATCATTAAATTTTCCAGCCTCTTCGATAATAAAAAGTAAAAACATACGTTATTATTCTTCAAGTAATTCTTTCACCCAGCATCTTGAAAATGATAGAAAGAATTTATTTAAAAATTTTCCTGATCGTCCTAGTGATTATGTACATGCAGTCTTAAGTCAACAGGTTTATCAGAAAACCCCTAGTCGATTGCCTTCATCTCTATCACATTGGCGACTTTTGAGAGAAAAACAAATGCTTAACTGCGGTTATTATGGGGCAGCTTTTATCAACGATCAACATCGCCATATGATCGTAGCACATAGAGGCACTCGTCCTACAGATCTAAAAGCGTGGCATACAAACGTGCAAGCAATTGTTAGAAACGAGGTTGTAGAACATCCTAGCTATGCTTTAGAATTTGCCTCTCAAATGCAAAAAGAAGCAGATGAAAGAAAATACCATTTATCCCTTACTGGCCATTCACTAGGAGCATGGTTAGCAAAGCTTACGGCTTTTCATTTTGCTCAAGAAGGAACATACTGTCCGACAATCACTTTCGATAGTCCGGGCATAAAAAACATGATTAAAAAATTACAACCTCGCATTAAAGAAGAAAAATTAAATCTGAAATATTTAGATATTACTTCTTATTTATCTGCTCCTAACCCTGTTAATATATGTAATCGCCATGTTGGAACTATTTATCGCATTTATCCTAATCTGGAAGATTATCACGGCTTGCTAGCCCAAAAAAAATATATTTTAGACGCTCATAGTATTGAAAAAATTACCCAAGTATTTGATACTCATACAGGCCTTCCTAAAGCCATGAAAAAAGTTGTAGATTGGCCTCTGTTGAATCGTAAAGCGCAGGAGGATAGAGGCATAGGAAGCCATATTAGAGAAACTTTTGAGAAAGCCCTCCCTAAAAGCCTATCTGCTCAAGAATTTGCCAGTTTAGTGAATTTAGCTTTTGATTACTTATTAAACTATGATAAAAATGAGTATGCTGGTTTTTTAAAATTTGCAAAAGCCAGCAATCAATATGAACCGGATCAAATGTCATTTTCGGATGCCTATTTTCATCAACATAGATTTCATTATAAAGTTAAATCTTATGACCCTTATAAACTTCATCTAATGCATTTTCCTAAAAAAACAAGAAAATTTTTAGATGAATTATCTAATTATTGTAAAATTGCTAAAACTTTTAATCCTAATAAGAAATTTAATGTCTCTAAGTGTACAGGAATAGATGCTAAAATTTTACCTCTTCTTTCAAATATCAAGATTGTTGAAAAATATTTCCTAAAAATTCCTACTGGAGAAATAACAACGTTAGATCTAAGGCGCTACTTAACAC
This DNA window, taken from Neochlamydia sp. AcF84, encodes the following:
- a CDS encoding THUMP domain-containing protein; amino-acid sequence: MLENPNHLFVTCGQGLESLLIQELAELGFQQVREGFRGVYVLDKSFPAIFRLNYCSRIAGRVLLPLAQFPCYDQKGLYKGGSSIDWLKYLPSGKNFAIDANVSHRQLKNSLFAAQVLKDAICDQIRAKTGNRPSVNVKNPDVQLNLFIHDNQATISVDTSGTPLHKRGYRQESAEAPLQESLAAALLRLADYQPHEILLDPCCGGGTLLIEAALIASRTAPGYLRQKWGFMLLPHFSFEEWLKVKTEIDALRQAIPKNHLFGIDINKNVARICQGNLRAAGFLKDVLVKQADFREFSPSILPTMILTNPPHGKRLDSVDTLIPLYRALGDFMKHKVSKPARGFVFTANTPLVKEIGLSASRRHVITNSSVDSRLLEFDLY
- the lon gene encoding endopeptidase La, which codes for MNLEDIEDSSFTQQLENAVIKTLENQQKTEKRNSFPNELCIFPLLKRPFFPGMAAPIVIEPGPFFETLKIVAKTDHKSIGLILTRQEDVDIYKASFEDLYQVGVIARLLRIIPLEQGGAQVILNMERRLRVLRPLSNSKVLKAKVSYFEDSPTLTAELKAYAISIISTIKELLKLNPLFKEELQIFLGHSDFTEPGKLADFAVALTTASREELQEVLETFDIQKRIDRALLLLKKELDLSVLQNNINQKIESTISKSQKDFFLREQLKTIKKELGIEKDDKALDKEKFEGRIRERKIPADVLKVIKDEMEKLSVLETQSAEYAVCRGYLDWLTNLPWGIQSEECQDIMKAEKILAHDHYGLEDIKQRILEFIGVGKLVGGVKGSILCLVGPPGVGKTSIGKSIARALNRKFYRFSVGGMRDEAEIKGHRRTYIGAMPGKLIQALKFCQTMNPVIMLDEVDKMGSSYHGDPASALLEVLDPEQNREFLDHYLDVHCDLSNILFIVTANVLDTIPEPLKDRMDILRLSGYIMQEKIEIAKKYLLPRNRKLMGLKAKDITFTTEGLRAIINGYAREAGVRSLENNIKKIMRKVALRIVREASIAVEKPRKNNKQKPTQVSTPSYRVTPTSLHEYLGKPIFTSDRFYEHNPIGVSTGLAWTSMGGATLYIEAIKVAAEKTEMKLTGQAGQVMKESSEIAWSYLHSALNKYAPSYSFFEKAQVHIHIPEGATPKDGPSAGITMVTALLSLLTNTPVLNNLGMTGELTLTGRILPIGGVKEKLVAARRSGLKTLIFPKDNLRDYEELPEYIKKGIDIHFVQHYDEVFHIAFPDLGQALEVKLEK
- a CDS encoding HD domain-containing protein, which translates into the protein MTIPFSETLSFYRHALMKQEKAYLHPLAARTSEHSRQAGNEEDYRLPYKRDVDKIIHSRAYARYNDKTQVVYLVDNDHITHRGLHVQFVSSFARGIAEILRLNLDLVEAISLGHDVGHPPFGHEGEEYLSELSKMFENGAFAHPLQSCRLFTDIEPLNLGLAVYDGFLCHDGAMHSSIIHPCFNKTWEDHLNDKKQKAREPESNIIPGTLEGCLVKLCDTMSYIGKDIEDAIRLGIISKEQVPKTFLGTTNQEILATLAKEIIRISYEQAYIGISMEAFEALKFLRDFNFTHIYVHPQLKVESSKIKRAYRLLFELLLEDLNHLHEESYLWKNYTFNKNEDYKNSTSLVQMVVDYISGMTDSFFIRTLEKLTLPHRIDLRECFH
- the tsaB gene encoding tRNA (adenosine(37)-N6)-threonylcarbamoyltransferase complex dimerization subunit type 1 TsaB — translated: MFSLVIDTSSERGCAAFFDGIEVIFQGNFPFGFNTSQSLLPEIERGLQHLGRKAADLSYVAVGIGPGSYTGIRVGVVVAKAVAFSLRKPLVTFCSLEGFLPSQEGSYAVLFDAKIGGVYVLKGQASRGAYKQEGKVQLLPLSEVGAYLQNVNYLLTPNSRILKQKIENIYPNQQWIWEEKGPDALYLSRLSEDKWRRGEIMQREPLEILYLRKTQAEIEKELQKSIQY
- the rpsU gene encoding 30S ribosomal protein S21 translates to MSLVKVRIGEPIDKALRALKKRLDKEGVMKSVKAHRFYAKPSVKKRAKSKAALKYKRQR
- the dnaJ gene encoding molecular chaperone DnaJ — protein: MADYYETLEIPRTATADEIKKAYRKKAIKYHPDKNPGNAEAEKRFKEISEAYEVLSNDKKRQTYDRYGKEGLGATAGAAGGGFSGFSSVDEALRTFMGAFGGMGGESIFESYFGGNDFVGGSAQMRRQGASKRANITISFLEAAKGVDKELAINNYVTCKTCHGKGTPSSKGKKKCPRCHGAGQVYEQKGFFSMSMACPQCHGEGEIITEPCKDCRGEGLIKEKQHVKIHIPAGVDSGMRLKMSGYGDAGHGGGPAGDLYVFINVEPHEIFEREGNDVLLDLPISFTEAALGCKKDVPGLYGHTCRITIPEGTQNGKVFRLRNEGFPGVHGQGKGDLLVKIFVETPTQLSEKQIKLLKEFSTLQGPANLPKSNSFLDKIKSIFK
- a CDS encoding Mbeg1-like protein, whose protein sequence is MQAISSPSLHTSHFSKKIFLNSPFLLQDMNKKISFSLIGGNLIRSNLSLNFPASSIIKSKNIRYYSSSNSFTQHLENDRKNLFKNFPDRPSDYVHAVLSQQVYQKTPSRLPSSLSHWRLLREKQMLNCGYYGAAFINDQHRHMIVAHRGTRPTDLKAWHTNVQAIVRNEVVEHPSYALEFASQMQKEADERKYHLSLTGHSLGAWLAKLTAFHFAQEGTYCPTITFDSPGIKNMIKKLQPRIKEEKLNLKYLDITSYLSAPNPVNICNRHVGTIYRIYPNLEDYHGLLAQKKYILDAHSIEKITQVFDTHTGLPKAMKKVVDWPLLNRKAQEDRGIGSHIRETFEKALPKSLSAQEFASLVNLAFDYLLNYDKNEYAGFLKFAKASNQYEPDQMSFSDAYFHQHRFHYKVKSYDPYKLHLMHFPKKTRKFLDELSNYCKIAKTFNPNKKFNVSKCTGIDAKILPLLSNIKIVEKYFLKIPTGEITTLDLRRYLTRLDEVDNSALKAFEKECSLELFRNNPSLEMIMEEYEQRKKQKKELLREEQRRLELLENEEIAWLKNKILNRELIDYFTHSSI